CGTGACCAGCAATGGGCATGGAGTTCTCCGATATGGGTGGAAAGAACATAATGTTTCCTTATTTGATGTGATAAATTATGAAATACGCAATTGGCATTGATTTAGGTGGCACATCTATAAAATATGCTTTGGTAGATAAAGCGGGTAATTCTTTCTTTGAGGGGAAATTACCCTCTTTTGCTTCTGTCTCGGCTGCAAAAGTGATGGAACAACTGATAAAGGCTGCCACCTTGCTGAAAGATGAAGCCGCAAAACAGAACTGGACCGTACTGGGTATAGGGCTCGGTACACCGGGAATTGTAGATGAAACAAACCGTATCGTACTGGGAGGTGCGGAAAATATTGTCGGCTGGGAAAACATAGATGTAGCCTCCCTTATGGAGAAACAGATGAGTTTACCGGTAGTTGTTGGAAATGATGCCAATCTGATGGGACTGGGAGAAACGAAATATGGTGCAGGAAGAGGTTGCACTCATGTGGTGTTTCTGACTGTAGGAACCGGTATCGGCGGAGCTGTCATCATTGATGGTAAATTGTTCAATGGATATGCTAACCGGGGTACGGAGTTGGGGCATGTACCGTTGATTGCCAACGGTGAACGTTGTGCCTGCGGGGCAATCGGCTGCCTGGAACATTATGCTTCGACTGCCGCCTTGACAAGACGTTTCAGCGCATTGGCGAAAGAGCAGAAATTAAGTTTTGATACGGAGATAAACGGGGAATTGATTGTTCGCCTGTATCATGAAAATTTCCCGCTCGCTGTCGAGTGCATGAACGAACACTTTTACTATTTGGGCAGAGGAATTGCCGGCTTTGTCAATATCTTCAGTCCCCAACGGATTGTGATAGGAGGAGGTGTTGCAGAATCCGGCAGTTTCTATTTAGAGAAAATAAGGGCGGTAGTCAAAAAGCACGTAATAGCAGACTGTGCCCTGGATACCAAGATTGTAGCAGCCGAATTGGGCAATAAAGCCGGTCTTATCGGTGCAGCATCACTAATTCTATAAACAAACGAATTATTATGAAAAATAACAAGAAATGGGGTATGCTGGCATTGATCATGATGTTCTGGTTTACCATTTCATTCATTACAAACATTCTCGGGCCGTTAATTCCTGACATTATCCATAACTTTGAGCTGAAGGATCTGGCAATGGCGGGATTTATCCCGACTTCCTTCTTCCTGGCTTATGCCATCATGTCGATACCGGCAGGCATATTGATAGATAAATATGGAGAAAAGCCGGTGCTGTTTACCGGTTTCCTTATGCCATTTATCGGAACCGTCTTGTTTGCATGCTTCCCGTTTTATTCGATATTACTGGTGTCTTCCTTTATTATCGGCTTGGGAATGGCCATGTTGCAGACCGTAATTAATCCTTTGCAGCGTGTTGTCGGTGGAGAAGAGAACTACGCATTCATAGCCGAATTGGCACAGTTTGTGTTTGGAGTAGCATCGTTTATCAGTCCTTTGGTTTATACTTGGTTGGTACATGCGCTGGAACCAGGAGTCTATCAGCCGGGAAAGAATTTCCTGCTTGATATTTTGGCGGACATCACTCCGGTCACTCTTCCCTGGGTTTCCCTTTATTGGGTATTCACAGTGTTATTGCTGATTATGCTGCTCATTGTGTCGTTGGTCCACTTCCCGCGCATTGAACTGAAAGATGATGAACGCAGCGGTTCTTCGGCTTCCTACAAGAAATTGTTCCGTCAAAGATACGTATGGCTTTTCTTCCTGGGAATCTTTTGTTATGTCAGTACGGAGCAGGGAGTTTCTATTTTTATGAGTACTTTTCTGGAGCAGTATCATGGCATTGATCCGAAGACCGTGGGTGCGCAAAGCATCAGTTATTTCTGGGGTTCAATGACTGTCGGATGTTTGTTTGGCATGTTCCTGCTGAAGTTGATAGACAGTAAGCGTTTGCTGCAAATATCGGGCATACTTTCCATGAGTTTGCTGTTAATTGCATTATTCGGTTCCGCGGAAATAGCGGTGTGGGCTTTTCCGGCAATAGGCTTTTGTATCTCCATGATGTACTCCATAGTGTTTTCACTTGCCCTGAATACAGTAACCCGGAATCACGGTTCTTTTGCAGGCATTCTTTGTTCCGGAATAGTGGGAGGTGCAGGTGGCCCGCTGCTCGTCAGCCTGGTATCCGACGCCACTTCGTTGCGAACGGGAATGTTGCTTATTCTGATTTTCATGGGATACATTACGTTTATCGGCTTCTGGGCACACCCTTTGGTTAATAATAAGACAGTAAGCTTGAAAGAGCTGGTTACCTTCAAAAAACAAAAATAAGATTCTGAGATGAAAAAGATAGTATTGGGCTTATCGGCCCTCTGCCTGCTAATGGCATGTGGCAGTTCCGAGCAACCTGCCGTGATAAAGGTTTCCGAAGAAACATTGATGCATGAAGTCCGTGCAACTCCCTCTCCTGCCGATGGCACATACGTCAAGGTGAATCCACCGCGTTTCATGTGGCCGGACAAATTCCCCCATTTAGGCCCGGTGCTGGATGGGGTTCCGGGACAAGTGGATGAAAAGCCGAAAGTAGTTTACCGGATTCGTATCTCCCAAGACAAGAATTTCCGGAAAGATGTCCTTACCGGTGAACGTGCCTGGGCTTTCTTCAATCCTTTCCAATGCCTGGCACAAGGGAAATGGTATTGGCAACATGCTTATGTTACCCCCGAAGGTACTGAAGAATGGTCGCCGGTTTACCAATTCTATATAGATAAAGATACACCGGAATTCAATCCGCCGACTTTGGAAAAAGTCTTGGCAGAATATCCTTCCCATCACCCGCGTGTGTTGCTGGATGCAACTGACTGGGAAAAGATTATAGCGAAAAATAAAAATAATCCGGAAGCCCGGGCTTATATGGACAAGGCGTCCCAATGCATTTCCCGTCCGTTGAAGCATCTTCAGGAAGAGATAGATACAACGAATGTAGTTACGTTGACCAACATTGTGCAACGTGAATCGGCCCTCATCCGCGAGAGCCGTAAGATTGTAGATAGAGAAGAGGCCAACGTGGAAGCATTGGTTCGTGCTTATTTGCTGACAAAAGACGAGAAGTATTATCGGGAAGGCATTAACCGCTTGAGTGAAATTCTTTCCTGGCAAAAAAGCAAATACTTTGCAGGCGACTTTAACCTGTCCACCCTATTATCGATGAGTACATCCGCGTATGACGGATTTTATAATTTACTGTCACCGGAAGAGAAACAACTGCTGTTGGATAACATCCGCAGAATTGGAGACAAGTTCTATAATGAATACGTGAACCATCTGGAGAACCGTATTGCAGACAACCATGTGTGGCAGATGACTTTCCGTATCCTGACGATGGCGGCATTCGCTACGGTCGGTGAAATACCGGAAGCGTACGTATGGACAGATTACTGTTATAATGAATGGATTTCACGCCTTCCGGGGCTGCATAAGGATGGTGGCTGGCACAATGGGGATGCCTATTTCCATGTAAATATACGTACCTTGATAGAAGTACCGGCCTTTTTCTCACGCATATCCGGCTTCAACTTCTTTGCAGATCCGTGGTATAACAACAATGCCTTATATGTTATCTATCAGCAACCTCCCTTCTCCAAATCCGGAGGTCATGGCAACTCACATGAAGGACAACGCAGTCCGAACGGAGGGCGCGTAGGATATGCCGATGCCCTGGCACGCGAATGTAACAATCCGTGGGCAGTTGCTTATGTACACGAAATTATGCAGGAAGACCCTGACATCTTGTCGAAGGCTTTCGAAGCCAAACCGGCAGATTTGACCTGGTATCGCTGCACAACCTCGAAGGAAAGACCTGCTTATAGCAAACATCTGTCGGAACTACCGGAAGCCAAAGTCTTCAAACAAGCAGGTACTGCTCTGATGAATACCGACATAGGGCATCATGCCAACAATGCCATGCTTTCTTTCCGAAGCAGCCCTTATGGTTCCACATCCCATGCCTTGGCCAATCAAAACGCTTTCAACACCTTCTTTGGGGGTAGGGCTATCTTTTATAGCAGCGGGCATCGTACCGGATTTACAGATGATCATTGTATGTATGCCTACCGGAATACCCGTGCCCATAACTCCATATTAGTAAACGGTATGGGTCAGAAGATAGGGACAGAAGGCTATGGCTGGATTCCCCGCTACTATGAAGGTGAAGAAATCTCTTACGTTGTAGGCGATGCCTCCAACGCCTATGGGAAAGTAGTTTCTCCGTTGTGGCTGGAACGCGGACGTTTGTCCGGCACTCAATTTACACCGGAGAAAGGTTGGGATGAAAATAAACTGGAATTCTTCCGAAGACATATCGTTCAGCTCGGACGCTCTGGTTTGTTTGTTGTTTACGATGAACTGGCCGGTAAAGAACCGGTAGAATGGAACTACCTGCTGCATACGGTGGAACTGCCTATGGAGGTGGTTAAGGAAGAAGGAGGATTGCGCATCTTGGGTAAGAATAAAGCGGATGGAATATCGATAGCTCATTTATATTCTTCACAGGAGATGACTTATGCACAAACGGATACATTCTTTGTGGCCGCCCTTGACTGGAAAAAGCGTCTTGGCAAGGCTCTTGCTAATCATTATCATTTTACGGCAACGACAACTCCTTGCAATAAAGTGTTTTTTCTCAATATAATCGATGTACATGGAAACAACCGTGCCGATGCCGTGATAAATCATCAGGGAAATCGCATTACAGTAGAAGGATGGGTTATTGAATGTAATCTGGATAGTGAAGGCAAAGCGTTCCTGCACATAGAGAATAAGCAGAACGGTGCTTCACTGGACTTCAACTATAATTCGAATAAGGGTGCTACGACTATCGTCGATCAGGTAGGCGGAAAGAGAATAGAGAAAAGACTGGTTGATTCCTTGCCGAAGCCTGAAATATAAAACCGAATATTAAATCATGAAAGCTAATAATATGGTAAATCAAATTCAAATGAAGCATCTGGCATTTTTTTCTTTGCTATGCTCTTCTGCGGCTTCTGCGGCCGAACGTCCCAATATCATCTATATATTCACGGATCAACAGACAGCCAGCGCCATGAGTTGTGCCGGAAATCCGGACCTGCACACTCCCAATCTCGACCGATTGGCAGCCGCCGGTGTAATGTTCAATAATGCTTATTGCACCGCTCCGCTCAGCGGTCCTTCACGTGGAGCCATGTTTACGGGGCACTATCCGGATGCGGTAGGACTGTCAGTCAATGGTTCGCCGATACCCGACTCTCTCAGGACACAGACATTAGGCACTTTAATAAAGAATGCCGGATATGATTGTGCTTATGGCGGTAAATGGCATCTTCCTCTTCTTGATGTCCCCGACAAAGAATACGGCTTCGACAACATTTACAAACATAGTGACGACGGACTGGCGGAAGCTTGCGTAGAATACCTCTCACGCAAACATAAAAAGCCGTTTTTCCTGGTAGCTTCTTATGACAATCCACACAATATCTGCGAATACGCACGGAGCCAAAACCTTCCTTATGGAAATATCGATACGCCTGATATATGGGACTGCCCGGGAGTACCTGCCAATTTCGCCAAGAATCCTTACGATGCCGATGTCATTGAAAGCGAAAGGACAAACAATTATAATGTATATCCGACTGCCGGTTTTACTCCCGAAGACTGGCGTATGTACCGTTATACCTATTATCGTTTGGTAGAAAAAGTAGATAAGGAAA
Above is a window of Bacteroides helcogenes P 36-108 DNA encoding:
- a CDS encoding ROK family protein; protein product: MKYAIGIDLGGTSIKYALVDKAGNSFFEGKLPSFASVSAAKVMEQLIKAATLLKDEAAKQNWTVLGIGLGTPGIVDETNRIVLGGAENIVGWENIDVASLMEKQMSLPVVVGNDANLMGLGETKYGAGRGCTHVVFLTVGTGIGGAVIIDGKLFNGYANRGTELGHVPLIANGERCACGAIGCLEHYASTAALTRRFSALAKEQKLSFDTEINGELIVRLYHENFPLAVECMNEHFYYLGRGIAGFVNIFSPQRIVIGGGVAESGSFYLEKIRAVVKKHVIADCALDTKIVAAELGNKAGLIGAASLIL
- a CDS encoding sugar MFS transporter → MKNNKKWGMLALIMMFWFTISFITNILGPLIPDIIHNFELKDLAMAGFIPTSFFLAYAIMSIPAGILIDKYGEKPVLFTGFLMPFIGTVLFACFPFYSILLVSSFIIGLGMAMLQTVINPLQRVVGGEENYAFIAELAQFVFGVASFISPLVYTWLVHALEPGVYQPGKNFLLDILADITPVTLPWVSLYWVFTVLLLIMLLIVSLVHFPRIELKDDERSGSSASYKKLFRQRYVWLFFLGIFCYVSTEQGVSIFMSTFLEQYHGIDPKTVGAQSISYFWGSMTVGCLFGMFLLKLIDSKRLLQISGILSMSLLLIALFGSAEIAVWAFPAIGFCISMMYSIVFSLALNTVTRNHGSFAGILCSGIVGGAGGPLLVSLVSDATSLRTGMLLILIFMGYITFIGFWAHPLVNNKTVSLKELVTFKKQK
- a CDS encoding DUF4962 domain-containing protein; its protein translation is MKKIVLGLSALCLLMACGSSEQPAVIKVSEETLMHEVRATPSPADGTYVKVNPPRFMWPDKFPHLGPVLDGVPGQVDEKPKVVYRIRISQDKNFRKDVLTGERAWAFFNPFQCLAQGKWYWQHAYVTPEGTEEWSPVYQFYIDKDTPEFNPPTLEKVLAEYPSHHPRVLLDATDWEKIIAKNKNNPEARAYMDKASQCISRPLKHLQEEIDTTNVVTLTNIVQRESALIRESRKIVDREEANVEALVRAYLLTKDEKYYREGINRLSEILSWQKSKYFAGDFNLSTLLSMSTSAYDGFYNLLSPEEKQLLLDNIRRIGDKFYNEYVNHLENRIADNHVWQMTFRILTMAAFATVGEIPEAYVWTDYCYNEWISRLPGLHKDGGWHNGDAYFHVNIRTLIEVPAFFSRISGFNFFADPWYNNNALYVIYQQPPFSKSGGHGNSHEGQRSPNGGRVGYADALARECNNPWAVAYVHEIMQEDPDILSKAFEAKPADLTWYRCTTSKERPAYSKHLSELPEAKVFKQAGTALMNTDIGHHANNAMLSFRSSPYGSTSHALANQNAFNTFFGGRAIFYSSGHRTGFTDDHCMYAYRNTRAHNSILVNGMGQKIGTEGYGWIPRYYEGEEISYVVGDASNAYGKVVSPLWLERGRLSGTQFTPEKGWDENKLEFFRRHIVQLGRSGLFVVYDELAGKEPVEWNYLLHTVELPMEVVKEEGGLRILGKNKADGISIAHLYSSQEMTYAQTDTFFVAALDWKKRLGKALANHYHFTATTTPCNKVFFLNIIDVHGNNRADAVINHQGNRITVEGWVIECNLDSEGKAFLHIENKQNGASLDFNYNSNKGATTIVDQVGGKRIEKRLVDSLPKPEI
- a CDS encoding sulfatase family protein, yielding MKANNMVNQIQMKHLAFFSLLCSSAASAAERPNIIYIFTDQQTASAMSCAGNPDLHTPNLDRLAAAGVMFNNAYCTAPLSGPSRGAMFTGHYPDAVGLSVNGSPIPDSLRTQTLGTLIKNAGYDCAYGGKWHLPLLDVPDKEYGFDNIYKHSDDGLAEACVEYLSRKHKKPFFLVASYDNPHNICEYARSQNLPYGNIDTPDIWDCPGVPANFAKNPYDADVIESERTNNYNVYPTAGFTPEDWRMYRYTYYRLVEKVDKEIGKIIDAIDKNDLWKNTVVIFSSDHGDGIGAHHWNQKSALYEEVINIPLIVTLPGKKNAGKVLPQLISNGVDFFASVCDWADAKMPEGAAGKSFRKVVEEGNPQALHQEYIITETRFDGSKTRGWVVRTERYKYVLYDKGKYREQLFDMQNDRGEMRNLIMENAYSQELQKLRDVLEKWMNTYNIRPTRPKLHDVPGKKLKNINK